From a single Gimesia fumaroli genomic region:
- the rplU gene encoding 50S ribosomal protein L21, with protein sequence MFVVIEDGSRQYTIQEGDTLTIDYRATANEGDSITFESVLLANGGGASSIGAPTIEGASVEAEVVNPEFKGEKLEIQKFRRRKNSRRHTGHRQKYTTVLIKTITVPGLEIVKESAAEEETAATEG encoded by the coding sequence ATGTTTGTAGTAATCGAAGATGGCAGCCGTCAATATACGATTCAGGAAGGCGATACCCTGACAATCGACTACCGTGCTACAGCAAACGAAGGTGATTCCATTACTTTCGAAAGCGTTCTGCTGGCAAACGGCGGTGGAGCCAGTTCTATCGGCGCTCCCACAATCGAAGGCGCCTCTGTAGAAGCAGAAGTCGTAAATCCTGAATTTAAAGGCGAAAAGCTCGAAATTCAAAAGTTTCGACGCCGAAAAAATTCACGTCGCCATACAGGGCACCGCCAGAAATATACAACGGTTCTCATCAAAACAATTACCGTCCCCGGGCTGGAAATTGTTAAAGAATCTGCTGCAGAAGAAGAAACCGCTGCCACTGAAGGTTAA